Proteins encoded in a region of the Streptomyces sp. NBC_00513 genome:
- a CDS encoding EF-hand domain-containing protein: MSEKARKLFDALDLDSDGVLTRVEVISALRTKGPTLASTGDLPFWGVSDVDASSALFDRANLDGDGVLTFEEFEREVNRRFGW; this comes from the coding sequence ATGAGCGAGAAGGCCCGCAAGCTCTTCGACGCACTCGATCTCGACAGCGACGGCGTCCTGACGCGCGTCGAGGTCATCTCGGCCCTGCGGACGAAGGGTCCCACCCTCGCCTCCACCGGTGACCTGCCCTTCTGGGGCGTCAGTGACGTCGACGCCTCGTCGGCCCTCTTCGACCGGGCCAACCTCGACGGCGACGGGGTGCTGACGTTCGAGGAGTTCGAGCGGGAGGTCAACCGCCGCTTCGGCTGGTAA
- a CDS encoding ABC transporter substrate-binding protein, producing the protein MPETRTLPVRRTRRRIVAALAAASTLAVVTGCGAADMTRQASPYAAAQGAKTVTLSVQSWVGAQANTAVAGYLLEHELGYRVDTVQVDEVPAWDALSQGRVDAILEDWGHPEQQKRYVEDKKTIVNGGDLGVTGHIGWFVPTYFAKQHPDVTDWKNLGKYTDQLRTPESRGKGQLMDGSPSYVTNDKALVKNLKLDLEVVFAGSEAAQITQIKQFAKEKKPFLTYWYKPQWLFERVPMTEVKLPEYKEGCDADPEKVACAYPHTPLQKYLNARFADDGGKAAGFLKKFHWTVEEQNEVALMIAEEKLSPQQAAKKWVERNEDVWRPWVR; encoded by the coding sequence ATGCCCGAGACGCGAACCCTTCCCGTGAGACGTACCCGCCGACGGATCGTCGCCGCGCTCGCCGCGGCGAGCACCCTGGCCGTCGTCACCGGCTGCGGAGCTGCCGACATGACCCGTCAGGCGTCCCCGTACGCGGCCGCCCAGGGCGCCAAGACGGTCACGCTGTCCGTGCAGTCCTGGGTCGGCGCGCAGGCCAACACGGCCGTGGCGGGCTACCTGCTCGAACACGAGCTGGGCTACCGGGTGGACACCGTCCAGGTGGACGAGGTGCCCGCGTGGGACGCCCTCAGTCAGGGCCGGGTCGACGCGATCCTGGAGGACTGGGGCCACCCCGAGCAGCAGAAGCGGTACGTCGAGGACAAGAAGACCATCGTCAACGGCGGTGACCTCGGGGTCACGGGCCACATCGGCTGGTTCGTCCCGACCTACTTCGCGAAGCAGCACCCGGATGTCACCGACTGGAAGAACCTCGGCAAGTACACCGACCAACTGCGCACGCCCGAGAGTCGCGGCAAGGGTCAGCTGATGGACGGCTCGCCTTCGTACGTGACGAACGACAAGGCGCTGGTGAAGAACCTGAAGCTGGACCTGGAGGTGGTCTTCGCCGGTTCCGAGGCCGCCCAGATCACCCAGATCAAGCAGTTCGCCAAGGAGAAGAAGCCCTTCCTGACGTACTGGTACAAGCCCCAGTGGCTCTTCGAGCGGGTTCCGATGACCGAGGTGAAGCTGCCCGAGTACAAGGAGGGCTGCGACGCCGACCCCGAGAAGGTGGCCTGCGCCTACCCGCACACGCCGTTGCAGAAGTACCTGAACGCGCGGTTCGCGGACGACGGCGGGAAGGCCGCCGGGTTCCTGAAGAAGTTCCACTGGACCGTGGAGGAGCAGAACGAGGTCGCCCTGATGATCGCCGAGGAGAAGTTGTCGCCCCAGCAGGCGGCGAAGAAGTGGGTGGAGCGGAACGAGGACGTCTGGCGTCCCTGGGTCCGCTGA